The Haloplasma contractile SSD-17B genome has a segment encoding these proteins:
- a CDS encoding histidine phosphatase family protein, with amino-acid sequence MTVLALVRHGETDWNKNGIIQGRYDIPLNERGKKQAAATAKNFSEDFFDLIVASPLVRAVETAEIIAEHINYDGDIITNKKLIERDFGIADGKPVDEFIDQVRSQEIENLELEGEIKERVSAELYEIAKEHIDKKILVVCHSHVIKAALSAINPKTYNFKTKLNNCSISLINYKNDDLKIKRGNFNDHYYE; translated from the coding sequence ATGACAGTATTAGCGTTAGTAAGACATGGAGAAACAGATTGGAACAAGAATGGGATCATACAAGGCAGATATGATATTCCATTAAATGAACGTGGAAAAAAGCAGGCAGCAGCAACAGCAAAAAACTTTTCTGAGGACTTTTTTGATTTAATAGTGGCGTCTCCTTTAGTTCGTGCAGTTGAAACGGCTGAAATCATTGCAGAACATATTAACTATGATGGAGATATAATCACAAACAAAAAGCTTATTGAACGCGACTTTGGTATTGCAGATGGTAAACCTGTTGATGAGTTTATCGATCAGGTGAGAAGCCAAGAAATTGAAAATTTAGAACTTGAGGGTGAGATAAAGGAACGCGTTTCTGCTGAGCTTTATGAAATAGCTAAAGAGCATATTGATAAAAAGATCCTTGTCGTTTGTCACTCACATGTTATAAAGGCTGCATTAAGTGCTATTAATCCAAAAACATATAACTTTAAAACTAAACTCAATAATTGTAGTATTTCATTAATAAACTATAAAAATGATGATTTAAAAATAAAACGTGGAAACTTTAACGATCATTATTACGAATAA
- a CDS encoding pyrimidine-nucleoside phosphorylase, whose amino-acid sequence MRMVDLILKKRQNIELTETEINWMIEQYTNEDIPDYQMSSMAMAIVFNGMTDKEKYYLTNAMVNSGDRVDLSAIEGKKVDKHSTGGVGDKTSLTLGPLVASCGAKLAKMSGRGLGHTGGTLDKLESIKGFNINVSEDDFIKQVKDIGIAIIGQTKDMCPADKKLYALRDVTGTVESIPLIASSIMSKKIAAGADTIVLDVKVGSGAFMEDIEKAKALAKAMVNIGKQFERNTTALITNMDQPLGKAVGNSLEVIEAIETLKGNGPKDFEDLCIDLAAHILLNAGIVGSYDEGVALLKEKIKSGEALNKFKDFISAQGGDATVVDDYTLLPTAKYQYEVKAKQDGFVKKMNALAIGNYAMTLGAGRLTKDASIDLAVGVLLDKKIGDDVKQGGTLAVIHSNNELTDDKLNEFYSIYKISSERVEKPKLIFDAVQ is encoded by the coding sequence ATGCGAATGGTCGACTTAATCTTAAAGAAACGTCAGAACATAGAATTAACAGAAACAGAAATTAACTGGATGATTGAACAGTATACAAATGAGGACATTCCAGACTATCAAATGTCATCAATGGCAATGGCAATCGTATTTAATGGAATGACTGATAAAGAGAAATACTACCTTACAAATGCCATGGTTAATTCTGGTGATCGAGTAGATTTATCAGCGATTGAGGGTAAGAAAGTTGATAAGCATTCTACAGGTGGTGTTGGAGATAAAACATCTTTAACACTTGGTCCATTAGTAGCTAGTTGTGGTGCTAAACTTGCTAAAATGTCAGGTCGTGGACTTGGCCATACTGGTGGTACACTAGATAAGCTCGAATCAATAAAAGGATTTAACATTAATGTGTCAGAAGATGATTTTATTAAACAAGTAAAGGATATAGGTATAGCTATCATAGGACAGACTAAAGATATGTGTCCTGCCGATAAGAAACTATATGCATTAAGAGACGTTACAGGAACTGTAGAATCAATTCCACTAATAGCGTCATCAATTATGAGTAAAAAGATTGCAGCAGGTGCTGATACTATTGTATTAGATGTTAAGGTTGGTTCTGGTGCCTTTATGGAAGATATAGAAAAAGCAAAAGCCTTAGCGAAAGCAATGGTTAATATCGGAAAACAATTCGAACGTAATACAACTGCACTTATTACGAACATGGATCAACCTCTAGGGAAAGCAGTAGGAAATAGTTTAGAGGTAATTGAAGCAATCGAAACATTAAAAGGAAACGGACCTAAAGATTTTGAAGATTTATGTATCGATTTGGCTGCTCATATCCTTTTGAATGCTGGTATTGTAGGAAGTTATGATGAGGGTGTTGCTCTCCTTAAAGAAAAAATTAAATCGGGAGAAGCGCTTAATAAATTTAAAGATTTCATCTCAGCACAAGGTGGAGATGCAACTGTTGTAGATGACTACACATTATTACCAACTGCAAAGTACCAGTATGAAGTGAAAGCGAAACAAGATGGATTCGTTAAGAAAATGAATGCTTTAGCAATCGGGAACTATGCTATGACATTAGGAGCAGGACGGTTAACAAAAGATGCATCTATTGACCTTGCTGTAGGAGTACTACTTGACAAAAAAATTGGTGATGATGTAAAACAAGGTGGGACGCTTGCCGTCATTCATAGTAATAATGAACTTACGGATGACAAGCTAAATGAATTCTATTCTATATATAAAATTTCATCTGAGCGTGTTGAAAAGCCAAAGTTAATTTTTGATGCAGTTCAGTAA